From Halobacterium sp. R2-5, the proteins below share one genomic window:
- a CDS encoding nitrilase-related carbon-nitrogen hydrolase, which yields MPTPTVAACQTDVADLDPAANLATVGERLAALDARVDVALFPEYALTGFVADDRVYDAALARDGDELDRLAASAADYGVSLLAGFVEDAGDDYYNTVVYVDSDGERAYYRKRNLWSGEADVLAAGDEAVTVETPVGETGLVTCYDLNFVDVSAAFARDRADALFVVGAWPGEHSENWRLLLRARALDGVRWVVGCGRTGRRDLPDARAVDYAGKSAVVRPDGAVSAALNRDERTLVADLDPDVLAEQRAFIPVLSKDA from the coding sequence GTGCCGACACCGACCGTCGCCGCCTGTCAGACCGACGTCGCGGACCTCGACCCGGCCGCCAACCTCGCCACCGTCGGCGAACGGCTCGCCGCCCTCGACGCCCGCGTGGACGTCGCGCTGTTCCCCGAGTACGCGCTCACGGGGTTCGTCGCCGACGACCGCGTCTACGACGCCGCGCTCGCCCGCGACGGCGACGAACTCGACCGCCTCGCCGCCTCCGCCGCCGACTACGGCGTGAGTCTCCTCGCCGGGTTCGTCGAGGACGCCGGCGACGACTACTACAACACCGTCGTCTACGTCGACAGCGACGGTGAGCGCGCGTACTACCGGAAGCGGAACCTCTGGAGCGGCGAGGCCGACGTGCTCGCCGCCGGCGACGAGGCCGTGACCGTCGAGACCCCAGTCGGGGAGACCGGGCTCGTGACCTGCTACGACCTCAACTTCGTGGACGTGAGCGCGGCGTTCGCCCGCGATCGCGCCGACGCCCTCTTCGTCGTCGGCGCGTGGCCCGGCGAGCACAGCGAGAACTGGCGGCTCCTCCTGCGCGCCCGCGCGCTCGACGGCGTCCGCTGGGTCGTGGGCTGTGGCCGCACCGGCCGGCGTGACCTCCCGGACGCCCGCGCCGTCGACTACGCCGGGAAGTCCGCGGTCGTGCGGCCGGACGGCGCCGTCAGCGCCGCGCTCAACCGCGACGAGCGCACGCTCGTGGCCGACCTCGACCCCGACGTGCTGGCCGAACAGCGCGCGTTCATCCCCGTTCTCTCCAAGGACGCCTGA
- a CDS encoding aldehyde dehydrogenase family protein, giving the protein MEREAIRRRERLYAGGEWVAGPDTFPVTDLADGGTFAEVAAADEAAAERALAAAEDAKATLRETTIPQRCEWLQAIADGLRDRKTELAEVIVREAGKPISSARGEVDAAAERFERAKEEIRHLKGEYREGTTSGHEGWKAIVKHEPVGAVLCITPYNYPLATTALQVAPALAAGNAVVLKPASKTPVSAAILAEIVDEAGLPDGAFNFVPGKASAIGDKLAGDERVNAIAMTGSSGAGKHVAYESGMVNLHMELGGNAPAVVFEDADLDEAAAAAAKGSLKYAGQRCSAVSRVLAHDSVHDDLVERIDAGMDDWVQGDLFDEDTALGPLVSEDQADWVEELVEDAVDRGATVVRGGDRYEEAEGVHVFEPTLLADVPQDARIVHEEQFGPVCAVTTFGDDDEALEIANRSDLALDACVFTSDYDRALEMAEQIDAGAVRVNGAPSHGLGDIPFGGNEDSGIGREGLDATIREFVRKKSIIL; this is encoded by the coding sequence ATGGAACGAGAGGCCATCCGTCGCCGGGAGCGACTGTACGCGGGCGGCGAGTGGGTCGCGGGGCCGGACACCTTCCCCGTGACCGACCTCGCCGACGGCGGCACGTTCGCGGAGGTCGCCGCGGCCGACGAGGCGGCCGCCGAGCGGGCGCTCGCCGCCGCGGAGGACGCGAAGGCGACTCTCCGAGAGACCACGATTCCGCAGCGCTGCGAGTGGCTGCAGGCCATCGCCGACGGCCTGCGCGACCGCAAGACCGAGCTCGCCGAGGTCATCGTCCGCGAGGCCGGCAAGCCCATCTCGTCGGCGCGCGGCGAGGTCGACGCCGCCGCCGAGCGCTTCGAGCGCGCGAAAGAGGAGATCCGTCACCTCAAGGGCGAGTACCGCGAGGGCACGACGAGCGGCCACGAGGGCTGGAAGGCCATCGTGAAACACGAGCCCGTCGGCGCGGTGCTCTGCATCACGCCGTACAACTACCCGCTCGCGACGACCGCGCTCCAGGTCGCGCCCGCGCTCGCCGCGGGCAACGCCGTCGTCCTCAAGCCCGCGAGCAAGACGCCCGTGAGTGCGGCCATCCTCGCGGAGATCGTCGACGAGGCCGGGCTGCCGGACGGCGCGTTCAACTTCGTGCCCGGGAAGGCCAGCGCCATCGGCGACAAGCTGGCGGGCGACGAGCGCGTGAACGCCATCGCGATGACCGGCTCCTCGGGCGCGGGCAAGCACGTCGCCTACGAGTCCGGGATGGTGAACCTCCACATGGAGCTCGGCGGGAACGCGCCCGCCGTCGTCTTCGAGGACGCCGACCTCGACGAGGCCGCGGCCGCGGCCGCGAAGGGGTCGCTGAAGTACGCCGGCCAGCGCTGCTCGGCGGTCTCGCGCGTGCTCGCTCACGACTCCGTCCACGACGACCTCGTCGAGCGCATCGACGCCGGGATGGACGACTGGGTGCAGGGCGACCTCTTCGACGAGGACACGGCTCTCGGCCCGCTCGTCAGCGAAGACCAGGCCGACTGGGTCGAGGAGCTGGTGGAGGACGCCGTCGACCGCGGCGCGACCGTCGTGCGCGGCGGCGACCGGTACGAGGAAGCCGAGGGCGTCCACGTCTTCGAGCCGACGCTGCTCGCCGACGTCCCCCAGGACGCCCGCATCGTCCACGAGGAGCAGTTCGGGCCCGTCTGCGCCGTGACGACGTTCGGTGACGACGACGAGGCGCTCGAAATCGCGAACCGCTCGGACCTCGCGCTCGACGCCTGCGTGTTCACGAGCGACTACGACCGCGCGCTCGAAATGGCCGAGCAGATCGACGCGGGCGCGGTCCGCGTCAACGGCGCCCCCTCCCACGGGCTCGGCGACATCCCGTTCGGCGGGAACGAGGACTCCGGCATCGGCCGCGAGGGCCTCGACGCCACCATCCGCGAGTTCGTCCGGAAGAAGTCCATCATTCTGTAG